The Catenuloplanes niger genome includes a window with the following:
- the aroQ gene encoding type II 3-dehydroquinate dehydratase, with the protein MSRVLVLNGPNLGRLGKRQVDVYGLTSYDDLVRFCVDAGREAGLDVEVRQTDAEHEMLAWLYEAADDGIPVVLNAGAWTHYNHAVRDACAMLTAPLVEVHISNIHAREEFRHHSVLSAVATGVIAGLGIEGYRLALRYVASTGNR; encoded by the coding sequence GTGAGCCGGGTGCTGGTGCTCAACGGCCCCAACCTGGGCCGGCTCGGCAAGCGCCAGGTGGACGTCTACGGCCTGACGTCGTACGACGACCTCGTGCGCTTCTGCGTGGACGCGGGCCGGGAGGCCGGCCTGGACGTCGAGGTCCGGCAGACCGACGCGGAACACGAGATGCTGGCCTGGCTGTACGAGGCGGCGGACGACGGGATTCCCGTCGTGCTCAACGCGGGCGCCTGGACGCACTACAACCACGCGGTCCGGGACGCCTGCGCGATGCTCACCGCCCCGCTGGTCGAGGTGCACATCTCCAACATCCACGCGCGCGAGGAGTTCCGGCACCACTCGGTGCTCTCCGCGGTCGCCACCGGCGTCATCGCCGGCCTCGGCATCGAGGGCTACCGGCTCGCACTCCGGTACGTCGCGAGCACCGGGAACCGATGA
- a CDS encoding shikimate kinase, translating into MRPACVLVGLMGAGKTTVGTALAQRLGVEFRDTDHDVEAVAGKPVSEIFIDDGEDHFRALERAAVATALETFDGVLALGGGAILADETRARLAGHTVVFLSVDLTDAVKRVGLGAGRPLLAINPRATLRHLMSQRAPLYREVATHVVVTDGREPTEITDEILALLTR; encoded by the coding sequence GTGAGGCCCGCCTGCGTCCTCGTCGGCCTGATGGGCGCGGGGAAGACCACGGTCGGCACCGCGCTCGCCCAGCGTCTCGGCGTCGAGTTCCGGGACACCGACCACGACGTCGAGGCGGTCGCGGGCAAGCCGGTGTCGGAGATCTTCATCGACGACGGCGAGGACCACTTCCGCGCGCTCGAACGGGCGGCGGTCGCGACCGCGCTGGAGACGTTCGACGGCGTGCTGGCGCTCGGCGGCGGCGCGATCCTGGCCGACGAGACGCGGGCCCGGCTGGCCGGCCACACCGTGGTGTTCCTGTCCGTGGACCTGACCGACGCGGTCAAGCGCGTCGGCCTGGGCGCGGGCCGGCCGCTGCTGGCGATCAACCCGCGGGCCACGCTCCGGCACCTGATGTCGCAGCGCGCGCCGCTCTACCGCGAGGTGGCCACGCACGTCGTGGTCACCGACGGCCGCGAGCCCACCGAGATCACCGACGAGATCCTGGCGCTGCTCACGCGCTGA
- the aroB gene encoding 3-dehydroquinate synthase, with product MTEPTRIDVGGDTPYQVLVGRDLLGELPPMLAGAEQAALLYAEPLKAHAEALAARLDGAGLRTVPIEVPDAEDGKSIGVAAGCWDALGANGFTRSDVVIGLGGGAVTDLAGFVAAAWLRGVRWVPVSTSLLGMVDAAVGGKTGVNTSAGKNLVGAFHPPAGVLCDLAMLDTLPHADLVAGLAEVVKCGFIADPAILDLIEAGPAAAQDPASPALRELVERAIRVKAHVVTHDLRESGLREFLNYGHTLAHAIEKVEHYRWRHGHAVSVGLIYAAALSVATGHLSPDVAARHRAVLTSLGLPVAYEADAWPALLAAMRVDKKARGSTLRFVVLDGLGSPAILAGPADDVLEAAYREVIA from the coding sequence GTGACCGAGCCGACGCGGATCGACGTCGGCGGCGACACCCCGTACCAGGTGCTGGTCGGCCGGGACCTGCTCGGCGAACTGCCGCCGATGCTGGCCGGCGCCGAACAGGCCGCGCTCCTCTACGCCGAACCACTCAAGGCGCACGCCGAGGCGCTGGCCGCCCGGCTCGACGGTGCCGGGCTCCGGACGGTGCCGATCGAGGTGCCGGACGCGGAGGACGGCAAGAGCATCGGCGTCGCGGCCGGCTGCTGGGACGCGCTCGGCGCGAACGGCTTCACCCGCAGCGACGTGGTGATCGGCCTCGGCGGCGGCGCGGTGACCGACCTGGCCGGGTTCGTGGCCGCGGCCTGGCTGCGCGGTGTCCGCTGGGTGCCGGTGTCCACGTCGCTGCTCGGCATGGTGGACGCTGCGGTCGGCGGCAAGACCGGCGTGAACACGTCGGCCGGCAAGAACCTGGTCGGCGCGTTCCACCCGCCGGCCGGCGTGCTCTGCGACCTGGCGATGCTGGACACGCTCCCGCACGCGGACCTGGTCGCCGGCCTGGCCGAGGTGGTCAAGTGCGGCTTCATCGCGGACCCGGCGATCCTCGACCTGATCGAGGCCGGCCCGGCCGCGGCCCAGGACCCGGCCTCGCCCGCGCTGCGCGAGCTGGTCGAGCGCGCGATCCGGGTCAAGGCGCACGTGGTCACGCACGACCTGCGCGAGTCCGGGCTGCGCGAGTTCCTCAACTACGGGCACACGCTCGCGCACGCGATCGAGAAGGTCGAGCACTACCGCTGGCGGCACGGCCACGCGGTCTCGGTCGGCCTGATCTACGCGGCCGCGCTCTCGGTCGCCACCGGGCACCTGAGCCCGGACGTCGCGGCCCGCCACCGCGCCGTGCTGACCTCGCTCGGCCTGCCGGTCGCCTACGAGGCGGACGCGTGGCCGGCGCTGCTCGCCGCGATGCGGGTGGACAAGAAGGCCCGCGGCAGCACGCTGCGGTTCGTGGTGCTGGACGGGCTCGGCAGCCCGGCGATCCTGGCCGGGCCCGCGGACGACGTGCTCGAGGCCGCCTACCGTGAGGTGATCGCGTGA
- a CDS encoding DUF948 domain-containing protein encodes MDGGEIAALIGAGAFAMLVLFLAVPILRLRHTIDAATRAINDLNDRTEPMLRNVNLTIEGVNTTLDQVHTSLDGVNVQLAKVDTITGHVQNVSANVANLSTVVSAAAANPLVKVAAFGYGVRKAAAARRGAEEEREVKDVLKARRRAGRR; translated from the coding sequence GTGGACGGTGGAGAGATCGCTGCCCTGATCGGGGCCGGGGCGTTCGCGATGCTCGTTCTGTTTCTGGCGGTGCCGATCCTGCGGCTGCGGCACACGATCGACGCGGCGACCCGGGCGATCAACGATCTGAACGACCGCACGGAGCCCATGCTGCGCAACGTGAACCTCACGATCGAGGGTGTGAACACCACGCTCGACCAGGTGCACACGTCGCTGGACGGGGTGAACGTCCAGCTGGCGAAGGTGGACACGATCACCGGTCACGTGCAGAACGTGAGCGCCAACGTGGCGAACCTGAGCACCGTGGTCTCGGCCGCGGCCGCGAACCCGCTGGTGAAGGTCGCGGCGTTCGGGTACGGCGTGCGCAAGGCCGCCGCCGCCCGCCGCGGTGCCGAGGAGGAGCGCGAGGTCAAGGACGTCCTCAAGGCACGCCGCCGGGCCGGTCGTCGCTAA
- a CDS encoding MarR family winged helix-turn-helix transcriptional regulator yields the protein MTSADEISDTLGHLHQVLRRAAARRDADRLPDAQVEVLRLVERRPGICVRDAAEALRAAPNTVSTLVGDLADAGLIARERSPENRRQVRLTLTPEAHRRIGAYQEQRRALVADALDRLGDDARARIAAAVPDLHDLTALIAAGPPPEPAG from the coding sequence ATGACCTCGGCGGATGAGATCAGCGACACGCTCGGGCACCTGCACCAGGTGCTGCGCCGGGCGGCCGCCCGGCGCGACGCCGACCGGCTGCCGGACGCGCAGGTCGAGGTGCTCCGGCTGGTCGAGCGGCGGCCCGGCATCTGCGTCCGGGACGCGGCCGAGGCGCTGCGCGCCGCGCCGAACACGGTCAGCACGCTGGTCGGCGACCTCGCGGACGCCGGGCTGATCGCCCGCGAACGGTCGCCGGAGAACCGGCGCCAGGTGCGGCTCACGCTGACCCCGGAGGCGCACCGGCGGATCGGCGCCTACCAGGAACAACGGCGGGCGCTGGTCGCGGACGCGCTGGACCGGCTCGGCGACGACGCCCGCGCCCGGATCGCCGCCGCGGTCCCGGACCTGCACGACCTCACTGCGCTGATCGCCGCTGGCCCGCCGCCGGAACCGGCCGGGTGA
- the mltG gene encoding endolytic transglycosylase MltG yields the protein MLDDLEAAFDEQQAPQKGRPLHRRKKKRGGGGKSAIALIMVVLIFGGLAGAGYYGFDRVRNYLTTPDYPGPGEGEVTIEVKNGDTATAIGNTLYNVDVVKSAKAFIEAADANPDSKNIQVGFYKVKKQMKASDAVLALLDLNNRVSTKVTVPEGSTSFEIFQLLSDASDIPVDEFKEAAKDPEALGVPDFWFTRGDEKKVTKSVEGFLFPETYNFDPGLTAKEMLAVMVQHFLDTTTELDFVKKVEARDITPYDALMVASLSEAESGVAADLPKVSRVVYNTLYKPSADIGGRPVLRLDVTINYGHQLEGRDAKESKNITQAELEDASNPWNSHLNEGLPPTAINNPGKAALEGAMSPAEGNWYFFVAIDKQGNSAFAETYAEQQVNEQKAREAGVL from the coding sequence ATGCTGGACGACTTGGAAGCTGCGTTCGACGAGCAGCAGGCCCCCCAGAAGGGGCGGCCGCTGCACCGGCGCAAGAAGAAGCGTGGCGGTGGCGGTAAGTCGGCCATCGCCCTGATCATGGTGGTGCTGATCTTCGGCGGCCTCGCGGGCGCCGGCTACTACGGGTTCGACCGGGTGCGGAACTACCTGACCACCCCGGACTACCCGGGCCCCGGCGAGGGTGAGGTGACGATCGAGGTCAAGAACGGTGACACCGCGACCGCGATCGGCAACACGCTCTACAACGTGGACGTGGTGAAGTCCGCCAAGGCCTTCATCGAGGCGGCCGACGCGAACCCGGACAGCAAGAACATCCAGGTCGGATTCTACAAGGTCAAGAAGCAGATGAAGGCATCCGACGCGGTGCTGGCCCTGCTCGACCTGAACAACCGGGTCTCCACGAAGGTGACCGTCCCCGAGGGCAGCACGTCCTTCGAGATCTTCCAACTGCTCTCCGACGCGTCCGACATCCCGGTCGACGAGTTCAAGGAGGCGGCGAAGGACCCGGAGGCGCTGGGCGTGCCGGACTTCTGGTTCACCCGCGGCGACGAGAAGAAGGTCACCAAGTCGGTCGAGGGTTTCCTGTTCCCGGAGACCTACAACTTCGACCCCGGCCTGACCGCGAAGGAGATGCTCGCGGTGATGGTCCAGCACTTCCTGGACACCACCACCGAGCTCGACTTCGTGAAGAAGGTCGAGGCGCGGGACATCACGCCGTACGACGCCCTGATGGTCGCCTCGCTCTCCGAGGCGGAGTCCGGCGTCGCGGCCGACCTGCCCAAGGTCTCCCGCGTCGTCTACAACACGCTCTACAAGCCCAGCGCGGACATCGGCGGCCGGCCGGTCCTGCGCCTGGACGTGACCATCAACTACGGTCACCAGCTCGAGGGCCGGGACGCCAAGGAGTCGAAGAACATCACCCAGGCCGAGTTGGAGGACGCCTCCAACCCGTGGAACTCGCACCTCAACGAGGGCCTGCCACCGACCGCGATCAACAACCCGGGCAAGGCCGCGCTGGAAGGCGCGATGAGCCCGGCGGAAGGCAACTGGTACTTCTTCGTCGCCATCGACAAGCAGGGCAACTCGGCGTTCGCGGAGACCTACGCCGAGCAGCAGGTGAACGAGCAGAAGGCCCGGGAGGCCGGGGTTCTGTGA
- a CDS encoding shikimate dehydrogenase, with protein MTSTHRAAVLGKPIAHSLSPVLHNAGYAAAGLHGWEYTAIECAESELPGLVAGLGPEWRGLSVTMPLKEVALTVAAEASPAAAALGVANTLVRRPGGTWFADNTDVVGMVEVLRGAGITDGAAIALLGGGGTARAALGAAARLGGAPVTVFVRRPEAGTDLAPVAAALGIPLRVAPWSEAADLSGYDVVISTVPKGAADHLAAGPHWPAGTVYFDVVYHPWPTPLAAWAAAGGCAVLSGLDLLHAQALGQFAQFTGVPAPAEAMREALDKAIAQG; from the coding sequence GTGACGTCCACCCACCGGGCAGCCGTGCTCGGCAAACCGATCGCGCACTCCCTGTCACCCGTGCTCCACAACGCCGGTTACGCGGCCGCCGGGCTGCACGGCTGGGAGTACACCGCGATCGAGTGCGCCGAGTCCGAGCTGCCCGGCCTGGTGGCCGGGCTCGGCCCCGAGTGGCGCGGTCTGTCCGTGACCATGCCGCTCAAGGAGGTCGCCCTCACCGTCGCCGCGGAGGCCTCCCCGGCCGCGGCGGCGCTCGGCGTGGCCAACACCCTGGTCCGTCGGCCCGGCGGCACCTGGTTCGCGGACAACACCGACGTGGTCGGCATGGTCGAGGTCCTGCGCGGCGCCGGCATCACGGACGGCGCCGCCATCGCGCTGCTCGGCGGCGGTGGCACCGCCCGTGCCGCCCTCGGCGCCGCCGCCCGCCTCGGCGGTGCGCCGGTCACCGTCTTCGTCCGCCGCCCCGAGGCCGGCACGGACCTCGCCCCGGTCGCCGCGGCACTCGGCATCCCGTTACGCGTCGCACCCTGGTCGGAGGCCGCCGACCTGAGCGGCTACGACGTCGTGATCTCCACGGTCCCGAAGGGCGCGGCCGACCACCTCGCCGCCGGTCCGCACTGGCCGGCCGGCACGGTCTACTTCGACGTGGTCTACCACCCCTGGCCCACGCCGCTGGCCGCGTGGGCGGCGGCCGGCGGATGCGCGGTGCTGTCGGGCCTGGACCTGTTGCACGCGCAGGCCCTGGGTCAGTTCGCGCAGTTCACCGGCGTGCCGGCGCCGGCCGAGGCGATGCGCGAGGCGCTGGACAAGGCCATCGCGCAGGGCTGA
- a CDS encoding multidrug effflux MFS transporter, which yields MSQTTVDTAPAPPRGRAALALVALLGTLTAIGPLSIDMYLPAFPEIAADLHATPSQVQLSLTTLMVGMAVGQLVTGPLSDRLGRRTPVIIGMVAYALLCVACAFVPSTGALAAVRFAQGFAGGMGTVVARAVVGDLFSGRAAAKYFSQLALVFGVAPVLAPSLGTLVLTFTDWRGIFLVLAGLAVLITVAVVRVLPETLPPERRSTRGLADVADTTRVLAKDRIFIGYAVTGGLAMAGLFAYLSGSSFVLQDVFGLSTAAYGVLFGVNAIGLVAASQLNGRLLDRFSPRRLLVSSLAAGAVAGLALLTAAAFTSMLGVTVLLFCFMATVGMVNPNSAALALDRHRNRAGTSAALLGTVQTLIGAAAAPLVGLGGDRSAVPMTLVIAICSTLALLTVLTLARSRT from the coding sequence GTGTCACAGACCACCGTCGACACGGCCCCGGCGCCGCCACGCGGCCGGGCCGCCCTCGCCCTGGTGGCGCTGCTCGGCACGCTCACCGCGATCGGCCCATTGTCGATCGACATGTACCTGCCCGCGTTCCCGGAGATCGCCGCGGACCTGCACGCGACGCCGTCCCAGGTCCAGCTGTCACTCACCACGCTGATGGTCGGCATGGCCGTCGGCCAGCTGGTCACCGGCCCGCTCAGCGACCGGCTCGGACGCCGTACCCCCGTGATCATCGGCATGGTGGCCTATGCGCTGCTCTGCGTGGCCTGCGCGTTCGTGCCGTCGACCGGCGCACTCGCCGCGGTGCGCTTCGCGCAGGGCTTCGCCGGCGGCATGGGTACGGTCGTGGCCCGCGCCGTCGTCGGCGACCTCTTCTCCGGCCGGGCCGCCGCGAAGTACTTCTCCCAGCTCGCCCTGGTCTTCGGCGTGGCGCCGGTGCTGGCGCCCAGCCTGGGCACGCTGGTGCTGACGTTCACCGACTGGCGGGGCATCTTCCTGGTGCTGGCCGGGCTCGCCGTCCTGATCACGGTCGCGGTGGTCCGCGTGCTCCCGGAGACGCTGCCGCCGGAACGCCGCAGCACCCGCGGGCTCGCCGACGTCGCCGACACCACCCGCGTGCTGGCCAAGGACCGGATCTTCATCGGGTACGCCGTGACCGGCGGCCTGGCCATGGCCGGCCTCTTCGCGTACCTCTCCGGCTCCTCGTTCGTGCTCCAGGACGTGTTCGGCCTCTCCACCGCCGCCTACGGCGTCCTGTTCGGCGTGAACGCGATCGGCCTGGTCGCGGCCAGCCAGCTCAACGGCCGCCTGCTCGACCGCTTCAGCCCTCGCCGGCTGCTGGTGTCCTCCCTCGCCGCCGGCGCGGTCGCCGGGCTCGCGCTGCTGACCGCCGCCGCCTTCACCAGCATGCTCGGCGTCACCGTGCTGCTCTTCTGCTTCATGGCCACGGTCGGCATGGTCAACCCGAACAGCGCGGCCCTGGCACTCGACCGTCACCGCAACCGCGCCGGCACGTCCGCCGCTCTCCTCGGCACCGTCCAGACGCTGATCGGCGCCGCGGCCGCGCCACTGGTCGGCCTCGGCGGCGACCGCAGCGCCGTCCCGATGACCCTGGTCATCGCGATCTGCTCCACGCTCGCCCTGCTCACCGTGCTCACCCTGGCCCGCTCGCGGACGTGA
- the ruvX gene encoding Holliday junction resolvase RuvX, which translates to MSEGFTRGVRLGVDVGAVRVGVAVCDPDGILASPVATVPRDQNAADDAVPGDMAEVSRLVTEHDAVAVVVGLPVALNGREGPAATLVRAYAGRLERVITPVPVVLADERMSTVVATRRLSERGVRGRRQRAVVDQAAAVEILQGWLDAQRRRN; encoded by the coding sequence GTGAGCGAAGGCTTCACTCGCGGAGTTCGCCTGGGCGTGGACGTAGGAGCGGTGCGTGTCGGGGTCGCGGTGTGCGACCCCGACGGCATCCTCGCCAGCCCGGTAGCGACCGTACCCCGTGACCAGAATGCGGCTGATGATGCTGTTCCGGGCGATATGGCGGAAGTTTCGCGCCTCGTCACGGAGCACGACGCGGTCGCGGTCGTCGTGGGACTTCCCGTCGCGCTCAACGGGCGGGAGGGACCAGCGGCGACACTGGTGCGCGCGTACGCCGGACGGCTGGAACGGGTGATCACCCCCGTACCCGTCGTTTTGGCGGACGAGCGTATGTCGACGGTGGTGGCTACCCGTAGGCTGTCCGAGCGAGGCGTTCGGGGGCGGCGTCAGCGTGCGGTCGTCGATCAGGCGGCCGCCGTGGAGATCCTGCAAGGCTGGCTGGACGCGCAGCGGAGGCGCAACTGA
- the aroC gene encoding chorismate synthase, whose translation MLRWLTAGESHGPALVALLEGVPAGVRVTSADIGKELARRRLGYGRGARMAFEQDEIEIIGGIRHGVTLGSPVAIRIGNSEWPKWQTVMAADPVDPEELAGQARNAPLTRPRPGHADLAGMQKYGHTDARPILERASARETAARVAVGTVAKAIIEQTLGIRIVSHVVELGSVAAKPGLQPHPEDFDRIDADPLRCLDPEASARMVAEVDAAKKDADTLGGIVEVLAYDVPPGLGSHVQWDRKLDARLATALMSIQAIKGVEIGDAWLQARSRGSVAHDEIAPTATGVRRLTDRAGGLEGGITTGEPLRVRAAMKPISSLNRALSTVDVATGEVATAINQRSDVCAVPAAAVVAEAMVALVLAEAATEKFGGDSADEIRRNLAGYVDHLIIR comes from the coding sequence GTGTTGCGCTGGCTGACCGCAGGTGAATCCCATGGCCCCGCCCTCGTCGCTCTGCTGGAGGGGGTCCCCGCCGGCGTGCGGGTGACGAGCGCCGACATCGGGAAGGAACTGGCCCGTCGCCGCCTCGGCTACGGCCGCGGCGCCCGGATGGCGTTCGAGCAGGACGAGATCGAGATCATCGGTGGGATCCGGCACGGCGTCACGCTGGGCAGCCCGGTCGCGATCCGGATCGGCAACTCCGAGTGGCCCAAGTGGCAGACCGTGATGGCCGCGGACCCGGTCGACCCGGAGGAACTGGCCGGCCAGGCGCGCAACGCGCCGCTGACCCGCCCCCGGCCCGGGCACGCGGACCTGGCCGGCATGCAGAAGTACGGGCACACCGACGCCCGGCCGATCCTGGAGCGCGCCTCCGCGCGGGAGACCGCGGCGCGCGTCGCGGTCGGCACCGTGGCCAAGGCGATCATCGAGCAGACGCTCGGCATCCGGATCGTGTCGCACGTGGTCGAGCTCGGCTCGGTCGCGGCCAAGCCCGGCCTGCAGCCGCACCCGGAGGACTTCGACCGGATCGACGCGGACCCGCTGCGCTGCCTCGACCCCGAGGCGTCCGCGCGGATGGTCGCGGAGGTCGACGCGGCGAAGAAGGACGCGGACACGCTCGGCGGCATCGTCGAGGTGCTGGCCTACGACGTACCGCCGGGTCTCGGTTCGCACGTGCAGTGGGACCGCAAGCTGGACGCGCGGCTGGCCACCGCGCTGATGTCGATCCAGGCGATCAAGGGCGTGGAGATCGGCGACGCGTGGCTGCAGGCCCGCTCGCGCGGCTCGGTCGCGCACGACGAGATCGCGCCGACCGCGACCGGCGTCCGGCGGCTCACCGACCGGGCCGGCGGCCTGGAGGGTGGCATCACCACCGGCGAGCCGCTGCGGGTGCGGGCCGCGATGAAGCCGATCTCGTCGCTCAACCGCGCGCTCTCCACGGTCGACGTCGCCACCGGCGAGGTGGCCACCGCGATCAACCAGCGCTCCGACGTCTGCGCGGTCCCGGCCGCCGCGGTCGTCGCGGAGGCGATGGTCGCGCTGGTGCTGGCCGAGGCCGCCACGGAAAAGTTCGGCGGCGACTCGGCCGACGAGATCCGCCGCAACCTGGCCGGGTACGTCGACCACCTGATCATCCGGTGA
- the alaS gene encoding alanine--tRNA ligase has translation MKTAEIKRRYLAHFEANGHAVVPSAPLPAIDDPNLLFVNAGMVQFVPYFLGQRQQPWPRAVSVQKCIRTPDIDEVGKTSRHGTFFQMNGNFSFGDYFKAGAIPLAWDLITKSVADGGFGLDADRIWATVYLDDDEAIEIWKQTGMPAERIVRRGKKDNYWSMGIPGPAGPCSELYYDRGPAYGPDGGPEVDEDRYLEFWNLVFMQYEITNVRSKEEFDIVGELPAKNIDTGMGLERMASILQGVDNMYEIDEIRPVLDKAAALTGKTYGANSGHAASESHPDDVRLRVIADHVRTSLMLIGDGVTPSNEGRGYVLRRIMRRAIRSIRLLGWQDKALPELLPVARDCMSPSYPELAEEFDRISTYAYAEEDAFLATLRSGTTILDTAIAETKSAGGAKLSGDKAFQLHDTYGFPIDLTLEIAAEQGLAVDDEGFRRLMTEQRTRAKEDARARKTGHTDVSAYRGVLEDGGAVEFTGYAETSRESRVRALLNKGERLQSAGEGDTIELVLDTTPFYAEGGGQQPDTGLITVGGGQVEVYDVQQPVPGLIVHKARVVRGEVRPGESGFAEIDTNRRRAISRSHTATHLVHQTIRNFLGEAATQAGSLNAPGRLRFDFNTPQAVPPAVLHDVEQQVNEVLLADHEVHAFVTSQEEARRLGAMALFGEKYGDEVRVVEVGDYARELCGGTHVARSGQLGLVKILSESSIGSGVRRVEALVGIDAFGFLAKEHLLVSRLADLFRIPADQVGDRVEQTVTALRDAEKELEKLRAQAVLGGAGAIADAARDLNGIAYVGAEAPEGAAGNDVRTLAIEIRGKIDQKRPAVVAVAAKSNGKASLIVATNAAARDRGISASDLVKGALGGRGGGNSELAQGGGVPASETVKLLGAIERSISEAG, from the coding sequence ATGAAGACCGCGGAGATCAAGCGACGATACCTGGCGCACTTCGAGGCCAACGGCCACGCCGTGGTGCCGTCCGCTCCGCTGCCGGCCATTGACGACCCGAATCTGCTGTTCGTCAACGCCGGCATGGTGCAGTTCGTGCCGTACTTCCTGGGTCAGCGGCAGCAGCCGTGGCCGCGCGCGGTCTCCGTGCAGAAGTGCATCCGGACGCCCGACATCGACGAGGTCGGCAAGACCTCGCGGCACGGCACGTTCTTCCAGATGAACGGCAACTTCTCGTTCGGCGACTACTTCAAGGCCGGCGCGATCCCGCTGGCCTGGGACCTGATCACCAAGTCGGTCGCGGACGGCGGCTTCGGCCTGGACGCGGACCGCATCTGGGCCACGGTCTACCTCGACGACGACGAGGCGATCGAGATCTGGAAGCAGACCGGCATGCCGGCCGAGCGGATCGTGCGCCGGGGCAAGAAGGACAACTACTGGTCGATGGGCATCCCCGGCCCGGCCGGTCCGTGCTCGGAGCTCTACTACGACCGCGGCCCGGCGTACGGCCCGGACGGCGGCCCCGAGGTGGACGAGGACCGTTACCTCGAGTTCTGGAATCTCGTCTTCATGCAGTACGAGATCACGAACGTGCGCAGCAAGGAAGAGTTCGACATCGTCGGCGAGCTGCCGGCGAAGAACATCGACACCGGCATGGGCCTGGAGCGGATGGCCTCCATCCTGCAGGGCGTCGACAACATGTACGAGATCGACGAGATCCGCCCGGTGCTGGACAAGGCCGCGGCGCTGACCGGCAAGACCTACGGTGCGAACTCCGGGCACGCCGCCTCCGAGTCGCACCCGGACGACGTGCGCCTGCGCGTGATCGCGGACCACGTGCGCACCTCGTTGATGCTGATCGGTGACGGTGTCACGCCGTCGAACGAGGGCCGCGGCTACGTGCTGCGCCGCATCATGCGCCGCGCGATCCGGTCGATCCGGCTGCTCGGCTGGCAGGACAAGGCGCTGCCGGAGCTGCTGCCGGTCGCCCGGGACTGCATGTCGCCGTCGTACCCGGAGCTGGCCGAGGAGTTCGACCGCATCTCGACGTACGCGTACGCGGAGGAGGACGCGTTCCTCGCCACGCTGCGGTCCGGCACCACGATCCTGGACACCGCGATCGCGGAGACCAAGTCGGCGGGCGGCGCGAAGCTCTCCGGTGACAAGGCGTTCCAGCTGCACGACACGTACGGCTTCCCGATCGACCTGACCCTGGAGATCGCGGCCGAGCAGGGCCTGGCCGTCGACGACGAGGGCTTCCGCCGGCTGATGACCGAGCAGCGCACCCGGGCCAAGGAGGACGCGCGGGCGCGCAAGACCGGCCACACGGACGTCTCGGCCTACCGGGGCGTGCTGGAGGACGGCGGCGCGGTCGAGTTCACCGGCTACGCGGAGACGTCGCGGGAGTCCCGGGTGCGCGCGCTGCTGAACAAGGGCGAGCGGCTGCAGTCGGCCGGCGAGGGCGACACGATCGAGCTGGTGCTGGACACCACGCCGTTCTACGCCGAGGGCGGTGGCCAGCAGCCGGACACCGGCCTGATCACGGTCGGCGGCGGCCAGGTCGAGGTCTACGACGTCCAGCAGCCGGTGCCGGGCCTGATCGTGCACAAGGCGCGGGTCGTCCGCGGCGAGGTGCGGCCCGGTGAGTCCGGCTTCGCCGAGATCGACACGAACCGGCGCCGGGCGATCTCCCGCTCGCACACCGCGACGCACCTGGTGCACCAGACGATCCGCAACTTCCTCGGCGAGGCCGCGACCCAGGCGGGTTCGCTGAACGCGCCGGGCCGGCTGCGGTTCGACTTCAACACACCGCAGGCGGTCCCGCCGGCCGTGCTGCACGACGTGGAGCAGCAGGTCAACGAGGTGCTGCTGGCCGACCACGAGGTGCACGCGTTCGTCACCTCGCAGGAGGAGGCGCGTCGCCTCGGCGCGATGGCGCTGTTCGGCGAGAAGTACGGCGACGAGGTGCGGGTCGTCGAGGTCGGCGACTACGCCCGGGAGCTGTGCGGTGGCACGCACGTGGCCCGCTCCGGCCAGCTCGGCCTGGTGAAGATTCTCTCCGAGTCGTCGATCGGGTCCGGGGTGCGCCGCGTCGAGGCGCTGGTCGGCATCGACGCGTTCGGCTTCCTCGCCAAGGAGCACCTGCTGGTGTCCCGCCTGGCGGATCTTTTCCGGATTCCGGCGGATCAGGTGGGGGACCGGGTCGAGCAGACCGTCACGGCGCTGCGGGACGCGGAGAAGGAGCTGGAGAAGCTGCGCGCCCAGGCGGTGCTCGGCGGCGCCGGCGCGATCGCGGACGCGGCCCGGGATCTCAACGGCATCGCCTACGTCGGGGCGGAGGCGCCGGAGGGCGCGGCCGGCAACGACGTGCGCACGCTGGCCATCGAGATCCGCGGGAAGATCGACCAGAAGCGTCCCGCGGTGGTCGCGGTGGCCGCGAAGTCCAACGGCAAGGCGTCACTCATCGTAGCGACGAACGCGGCAGCCCGCGATCGCGGCATCTCCGCGTCGGACCTCGTGAAGGGCGCGCTCGGCGGTCGCGGTGGCGGCAATTCCGAGCTGGCGCAGGGCGGCGGCGTGCCCGCATCGGAGACCGTTAAGCTTCTGGGCGCGATCGAGAGGTCAATTTCCGAGGCCGGCTGA